A genomic window from Levilactobacillus yonginensis includes:
- a CDS encoding LURP-one-related/scramblase family protein: MRKLYLNEAALSAKATTVIHDEQNQSCYLLVGKWGLRADVLSVYTIAGELEAEVKQDSLGLLPKFRLVYHRQVVGRVSKTFGVIREVLFVRGLNWVIMGSLASGRFRIYHGRDQVATIAVIDHSGGGTVELTVDQPDHEALIVCLAAILNRWARHQQKLPELLHNHAWVPHPAQSGSVAPTIDHRKDSD, encoded by the coding sequence ATGCGTAAACTTTATCTAAATGAAGCCGCCCTTTCCGCCAAAGCGACGACCGTGATTCACGACGAGCAGAACCAATCTTGCTACTTATTAGTCGGAAAATGGGGGCTCCGAGCTGACGTTCTTTCCGTTTACACCATTGCGGGAGAATTGGAAGCCGAAGTTAAACAGGACTCATTAGGTCTCTTACCGAAGTTTCGGTTAGTCTATCACCGCCAGGTCGTGGGCCGCGTCAGTAAAACTTTCGGTGTGATTCGTGAGGTGCTCTTTGTTCGTGGCTTGAACTGGGTCATCATGGGGAGTTTAGCCAGCGGACGGTTCCGGATTTATCATGGCCGCGACCAGGTCGCTACGATTGCAGTTATCGATCACTCTGGTGGCGGCACCGTTGAACTAACCGTTGATCAACCAGATCATGAAGCATTAATCGTTTGCCTAGCTGCTATCCTTAACCGCTGGGCTCGCCATCAGCAAAAGTTACCCGAGTTACTGCACAACCACGCTTGGGTCCCGCATCCAGCACAATCTGGGAGTGTGGCTCCGACCATTGACCATCGCAAAGATTCTGACTGA
- a CDS encoding DUF5776 domain-containing protein, whose amino-acid sequence MNRKATLLLLSLTLGVAQPISGLVMGHQPTAVTAQAAAVKADNLTGTYGDVTWYLTPSGELHLGAGSLPEADLTNVAVGQFARVIAAAEGNSAPTTNQAQTVADQVTKVVFDGPIKAPKDATGLFGQLRNVTDYVNLDKLNTSDTTIMSRMFCDTTLKSVTTTIDVSHFDTSKVTDMNFMFQGQGRVTALDVRNFDTSSLVTATSAFWGTNNIKELNFANGTFTKLTSSSYMLTSSGVEKVSLPKFAPPANFSGYYMFYGASTIQQITFGPQTAFIDKANTGLDDAPIDSDDYTGKWQAVGSGTVKNPLGDHFDTGKAIIAQYTTADRPTSLETYVWEPVNRVIEPTTPPIVPPIEQAQPVTVQYLDQNQRKLSDNQVLTGELGASYSANQLVFNGYKLAKVTGPATGAYTTQAQTVTFHYVPDLATGGDGASVAPISSVVYATKKIGLYRSKNFSKKTLKHWYGKQERVNRPMFVVKGMATSKNGNLRYEVKDVNHHSKTAGKTGYITAKKSFVSSVYYQTKQKQVRVINAKGVNRYQQKSLTTKHGHYRKGQILKVKKIVTYNKTTRFQLTNGKYVTANKKLVMVKP is encoded by the coding sequence ATGAACCGAAAAGCAACTTTGCTTCTGCTCAGCTTAACGCTGGGAGTAGCACAGCCAATAAGTGGTTTAGTTATGGGTCATCAACCAACTGCAGTGACTGCGCAGGCGGCTGCAGTTAAGGCAGATAATCTCACAGGCACCTATGGGGATGTTACTTGGTATTTAACGCCGAGTGGTGAGCTTCACTTGGGAGCAGGATCGTTACCAGAAGCAGATTTAACGAATGTTGCAGTTGGCCAGTTTGCGCGAGTAATTGCTGCAGCTGAAGGCAATTCGGCCCCGACAACTAATCAAGCACAGACGGTGGCTGATCAGGTCACGAAAGTTGTTTTCGATGGCCCCATCAAGGCACCTAAAGATGCGACCGGGTTATTTGGTCAGCTGCGAAATGTCACGGACTACGTTAACCTGGATAAACTGAATACGTCTGATACGACGATCATGAGTCGGATGTTCTGTGATACGACTTTGAAATCTGTTACGACGACGATTGATGTCTCTCACTTTGATACTAGTAAGGTCACGGACATGAATTTCATGTTTCAAGGGCAGGGGCGGGTCACAGCCCTGGATGTTCGGAACTTTGATACAAGTTCTTTGGTAACGGCGACATCTGCGTTCTGGGGAACCAATAACATCAAGGAATTAAACTTTGCGAATGGGACTTTTACGAAACTCACGAGTTCTAGTTATATGCTGACCAGCTCGGGTGTGGAAAAGGTTAGTCTGCCAAAGTTTGCGCCTCCGGCTAATTTTTCTGGTTACTACATGTTCTATGGTGCGTCAACCATCCAGCAAATTACCTTTGGGCCACAGACAGCTTTTATTGACAAGGCCAACACGGGCTTGGATGACGCACCAATCGATTCTGATGACTACACTGGTAAGTGGCAGGCGGTTGGTTCAGGGACCGTCAAGAACCCGCTAGGCGACCATTTCGATACGGGTAAAGCAATCATAGCTCAGTATACGACTGCTGACCGGCCAACCAGTTTAGAAACGTATGTCTGGGAGCCAGTCAATCGGGTCATTGAACCAACGACGCCACCAATCGTTCCACCAATAGAGCAGGCTCAACCAGTTACCGTTCAGTATTTGGACCAGAATCAACGTAAACTCTCTGACAATCAGGTGTTGACGGGTGAGCTAGGTGCTAGCTATTCAGCCAACCAGTTGGTCTTTAACGGGTATAAACTGGCTAAAGTAACTGGACCAGCAACTGGTGCTTACACCACTCAAGCTCAAACGGTAACCTTCCACTACGTGCCTGACCTTGCAACGGGTGGGGACGGAGCGTCAGTGGCACCAATTTCGAGCGTTGTATACGCCACGAAGAAAATTGGCTTATACAGGAGTAAAAATTTTTCTAAAAAGACACTTAAGCATTGGTATGGGAAGCAAGAGCGGGTTAACCGGCCAATGTTCGTGGTGAAGGGAATGGCTACGTCCAAGAACGGTAATCTGCGTTACGAGGTTAAAGACGTCAATCATCATTCGAAGACAGCGGGAAAAACCGGCTATATTACAGCTAAAAAGTCCTTCGTCAGCTCCGTCTACTATCAGACAAAGCAAAAGCAGGTTCGTGTAATTAATGCCAAAGGTGTTAACCGTTATCAGCAAAAGTCGTTAACGACCAAGCATGGCCACTATCGTAAGGGGCAAATTTTAAAGGTCAAGAAGATTGTCACTTATAACAAGACGACGCGTTTCCAGCTAACAAATGGCAAGTATGTGACTGCAAATAAGAAGTTAGTCATGGTGAAGCCATAA
- the smpB gene encoding SsrA-binding protein SmpB, which translates to MAKRKSKKTPDNVLAQNRKARHDYSVSETVEAGLVLTGTEIKSLRERRVNLQDGFAQVRNNEAWLMNVHISEYIQGNRFNHDPLRNRKLLLHKKEIRRLGQATMDKGVTLVPLKMYLKHGFAKVLIGVATGKREYDKRETIKRREQDRQIARVMKRY; encoded by the coding sequence TTGGCAAAGAGAAAGTCCAAGAAAACGCCAGATAATGTCTTAGCACAGAACCGTAAAGCTCGTCACGATTATTCGGTCTCTGAAACGGTCGAGGCTGGTTTGGTTCTGACTGGGACTGAAATCAAATCGCTACGTGAACGGCGGGTCAACTTACAGGATGGGTTTGCTCAAGTTCGCAACAACGAGGCCTGGTTGATGAATGTTCATATCAGTGAATACATTCAAGGCAATCGGTTCAATCATGATCCGTTACGTAACCGTAAGCTACTTCTGCATAAGAAGGAGATTCGGCGGTTGGGACAGGCAACGATGGATAAGGGGGTAACCCTGGTTCCCTTGAAGATGTACCTTAAACACGGATTTGCGAAGGTTCTGATTGGCGTGGCAACTGGTAAGCGTGAATACGATAAACGTGAAACAATTAAACGACGTGAACAGGACCGGCAAATTGCGCGGGTCATGAAACGTTATTAA